A window of the Corallococcus exiguus genome harbors these coding sequences:
- the mutS gene encoding DNA mismatch repair protein MutS: MAVTQQAKTGKAADVVLPDVDTTPEVGTGEAPAGAREIASLTPMMRQYLEVKALHPDTVLFFRLGDFYEMFFEDAVKASELLQITLTARAKGADKIPMCGVPYHSSRRYIAKLVEHGLKVAICEQVTEPGAGPGIVQREVTRVITPGMVLDDEVLEPQASNFLAAVCWGEAGFGAALLEASTGEFYTFEAQSLSELVEGLSRVEPRELLVPQGMRDAPEVVQVCQRLSRVPAVAESEGAAFEHTRASAFLRSHFNVQSLSAFGLDGSPLATGAAGAALRYLKDTQKTPAAHVDRLSRQERAGCLVMDESSRGNLEVLKSLRDGGRKGSLLGVLDRTATGLGARKLARWLSAPLCSLPEIEARLDSVEELSGKSVWREELVATLKEVGDLERLCGRLSLGAGNARDLRALGLSLTQLPRLGAALARCDASLLKSLSGPLGALPELADLLMRAVTDEPPVVIRDGGFIRPGYHAELDDLVALSTTGKDYLLKLEQREKDRTGISSLKIRYNKVFGYYLEVTKANLHAVPKDYIRKQTTVGAERFVTEELKEYEEKVLTAEERRVVLELQLFEELRTKVIAAAPRIRSAAEAVATADALVSFARCAAEYGYTRPQVDAGEGLTITGGRHPVVERMLGAGESFVPNDVRLDPEDAQLLVITGPNMAGKSTVMRQVALTALMAQAGSFVPAKAARIGLCDRIFTRVGAADNLARGQSTFMVEMTETSHILHHATRKSLVILDEIGRGTSTFDGLSIAWAVAEHIHDKVGARSLFATHYHELVDLARERPRVKNLCIAVKEQGGKVIFLRKLIPGGASRSYGIEVAKLAGLPPEVVSRARELLQNLESGELDDAGRPRVAVRSTKRVAPVNAGQLGLFGGAPPAVAAPPVPPEHAEVLESLRTASIDRMTPLDALNLLAKLKQTLS, encoded by the coding sequence ATGGCGGTGACGCAGCAGGCGAAGACAGGCAAGGCGGCGGACGTGGTGCTGCCCGACGTGGACACGACTCCGGAAGTCGGAACGGGTGAGGCCCCCGCGGGTGCGCGGGAGATCGCTTCCCTGACCCCGATGATGCGCCAGTACCTGGAGGTGAAGGCGCTCCATCCGGACACGGTGCTCTTCTTCCGGCTGGGTGACTTCTACGAGATGTTCTTCGAGGACGCGGTGAAGGCCTCGGAGCTGCTCCAGATCACCCTCACGGCCCGGGCCAAGGGCGCGGACAAGATTCCGATGTGCGGGGTGCCGTACCACTCCTCGCGCCGGTACATCGCGAAGCTGGTGGAGCACGGCCTCAAGGTCGCCATCTGCGAGCAGGTGACGGAGCCGGGCGCGGGGCCGGGCATCGTGCAGCGGGAAGTCACCCGGGTCATCACCCCCGGCATGGTGCTGGACGACGAGGTGCTGGAGCCGCAGGCCAGCAACTTCCTCGCGGCCGTGTGCTGGGGTGAAGCGGGCTTCGGCGCGGCGCTGCTGGAGGCGTCCACCGGCGAGTTCTACACCTTCGAGGCCCAGAGCCTGTCGGAGCTGGTGGAGGGCCTGTCGCGCGTGGAGCCACGCGAGCTGCTGGTTCCGCAGGGCATGCGGGATGCGCCGGAGGTGGTGCAGGTGTGCCAGCGGCTGTCGCGCGTGCCGGCCGTGGCGGAGAGCGAGGGCGCGGCCTTCGAGCACACCCGGGCCTCCGCGTTCCTGCGCTCGCACTTCAACGTGCAGTCGCTGTCCGCGTTCGGGTTGGACGGCTCGCCGCTGGCCACCGGGGCGGCCGGGGCCGCGCTGCGCTACCTCAAGGACACGCAGAAGACGCCCGCGGCGCACGTGGACCGGCTGTCGCGCCAGGAGCGTGCGGGCTGTCTGGTGATGGACGAGTCCTCGCGCGGCAACCTGGAGGTCCTCAAGAGCCTGCGCGACGGCGGCCGCAAGGGGTCGCTTCTGGGCGTGCTGGACAGGACGGCCACGGGCCTGGGCGCGCGCAAATTGGCTCGCTGGCTGTCCGCGCCGCTGTGCTCGCTGCCGGAGATCGAAGCGCGGCTGGATTCCGTGGAGGAGCTGTCCGGAAAGAGCGTGTGGCGCGAGGAGTTGGTGGCCACCCTCAAGGAAGTGGGCGACCTGGAGCGGCTTTGCGGCCGGCTGTCGCTGGGCGCGGGCAACGCTCGTGACTTGCGCGCGTTGGGGCTGTCGCTGACGCAGCTGCCGAGGCTGGGCGCGGCGCTCGCGCGGTGTGACGCGTCGCTCTTGAAATCGCTGTCCGGGCCGCTGGGCGCGCTGCCGGAGCTGGCGGACCTGCTGATGCGCGCGGTGACGGACGAGCCGCCGGTGGTCATCCGCGACGGCGGCTTCATCCGGCCGGGCTACCACGCGGAGCTGGATGACCTGGTGGCGCTGTCCACCACGGGCAAGGACTACCTGCTCAAGCTGGAGCAGCGGGAGAAGGACCGCACGGGCATCTCCTCGCTGAAGATCCGCTACAACAAGGTGTTCGGCTACTACCTGGAGGTGACGAAGGCGAACCTCCACGCGGTGCCCAAGGACTACATCCGCAAGCAGACCACGGTGGGCGCGGAGCGCTTCGTCACCGAGGAGCTGAAGGAGTACGAGGAGAAGGTCCTCACCGCGGAGGAGCGCCGCGTGGTGCTGGAGCTCCAGCTGTTCGAGGAGCTGCGCACGAAGGTCATCGCCGCGGCGCCGCGCATCCGTTCCGCGGCGGAGGCGGTGGCCACGGCGGACGCGCTGGTGTCCTTCGCGCGGTGCGCGGCGGAGTACGGCTATACGCGGCCCCAGGTGGACGCGGGCGAGGGGCTGACGATCACGGGCGGCCGGCACCCGGTGGTGGAGCGGATGCTGGGCGCGGGCGAGTCCTTCGTCCCCAACGACGTGCGGTTGGATCCAGAGGACGCGCAGTTGCTGGTCATCACCGGCCCGAACATGGCGGGCAAGAGCACGGTGATGCGGCAGGTGGCGCTGACGGCGCTGATGGCGCAGGCGGGCTCGTTCGTGCCGGCGAAGGCGGCGCGCATCGGCCTGTGCGACCGCATCTTCACGCGCGTGGGCGCGGCGGACAACCTGGCGCGCGGGCAGTCCACGTTCATGGTGGAGATGACGGAGACGAGCCACATCCTCCATCACGCCACGAGGAAGAGCCTGGTCATCCTGGATGAGATTGGCCGAGGCACGTCCACGTTCGACGGCTTGTCCATCGCGTGGGCGGTGGCGGAGCACATCCACGACAAGGTGGGCGCGCGCTCGCTCTTCGCCACGCATTACCACGAACTGGTGGACCTGGCGCGCGAGCGGCCCCGGGTGAAGAACCTGTGCATCGCGGTGAAGGAGCAGGGCGGCAAGGTCATCTTCCTGCGCAAGCTGATTCCTGGCGGGGCCAGCCGCTCCTACGGCATCGAGGTCGCGAAGCTGGCGGGCCTGCCGCCGGAGGTGGTGTCTCGCGCCCGTGAGCTGCTCCAGAACCTGGAGTCCGGTGAGCTGGACGACGCGGGCCGTCCCCGCGTGGCGGTGCGCTCCACGAAGCGCGTGGCCCCGGTGAACGCGGGACAGCTGGGCCTGTTCGGTGGAGCGCCGCCGGCCGTTGCCGCGCCACCCGTGCCTCCCGAGCACGCGGAGGTGCTGGAGTCACTCCGGACCGCATCCATCGACCGGATGACGCCGCTGGACGCGCTCAACCTGCTGGCGAAGCTGAAACAGACGTTGAGCTGA
- a CDS encoding CBM96 family carbohydrate-binding protein: MNSFPVTTLLAVAALSAPSLALASTTVTLTPVADSYVSPDGPDSNFGNHGTFVVNRGYAEAYLRFDLSSLPSNAVITAASLSSLAYDGYAYGGDGNVYTSFVADDSWQEMGITWNNRPTPAATPVGEWFLWYDYTVEDKRGVNSNAALIPVVQGELAGDKLVSFRLHSPGYKTRYRSREVTNAAQRPALTLTYSVNEPVTVVLDPEADAYITGGDHGENTMNYGREQALHINYRWDRKFFLRFNLASIPAGALIQSVKLSATAFTGSSPGGDGNVYVYRLWDNNWDEYTITYDTQVWPIWELLGTWWLWYPGGSSYDQVGATADPAFIPVVQAASDATDRRISFRLNGPYYATSYYSRESPDASKHPKLEVTYLP, from the coding sequence TTGAATTCATTCCCTGTCACAACCCTGCTGGCGGTGGCCGCGCTGTCGGCCCCGTCGCTGGCGCTGGCCTCCACGACGGTGACGCTCACGCCCGTCGCGGACTCCTACGTCTCGCCCGACGGGCCCGACTCGAACTTCGGGAACCACGGGACGTTCGTCGTGAACCGGGGGTACGCCGAGGCCTACCTGCGGTTCGACTTGAGCAGCCTGCCCTCGAACGCGGTCATCACGGCCGCCAGCCTCAGCTCGCTGGCCTATGACGGCTACGCGTACGGGGGCGACGGCAACGTGTACACGTCCTTCGTCGCGGATGACTCGTGGCAGGAGATGGGCATCACCTGGAACAACCGGCCCACTCCCGCGGCGACTCCGGTGGGGGAGTGGTTCCTCTGGTACGACTACACGGTGGAGGACAAGCGGGGCGTCAATTCCAATGCCGCGCTCATCCCCGTCGTGCAGGGCGAACTGGCCGGAGACAAGTTGGTGAGCTTCCGGCTGCACTCGCCGGGCTACAAGACGCGCTACCGCTCGCGTGAGGTCACCAACGCGGCCCAGCGCCCGGCGCTGACGCTCACCTATTCGGTGAACGAGCCCGTCACCGTGGTGCTGGATCCCGAGGCGGATGCGTACATCACCGGCGGCGACCACGGTGAGAACACGATGAACTACGGCCGGGAGCAGGCGCTGCACATCAACTACCGCTGGGACCGGAAGTTCTTCCTGCGGTTCAATCTGGCCAGCATCCCCGCGGGGGCCCTCATCCAGTCCGTGAAGCTGTCCGCCACGGCGTTCACGGGCAGTTCGCCCGGCGGCGATGGCAACGTCTACGTGTACCGGTTGTGGGACAACAACTGGGACGAGTACACCATCACCTACGACACCCAGGTCTGGCCGATCTGGGAGCTGCTCGGGACGTGGTGGCTCTGGTATCCCGGAGGCAGTTCCTACGACCAGGTGGGCGCAACGGCGGATCCGGCCTTCATCCCCGTGGTCCAGGCCGCTTCGGATGCCACGGACCGGCGCATCTCCTTCCGGCTCAACGGCCCGTACTACGCGACGAGCTACTACTCGCGCGAGTCCCCGGACGCGTCGAAGCATCCCAAGCTGGAGGTGACGTACCTGCCGTGA
- a CDS encoding DUF2019 domain-containing protein, whose protein sequence is MKLEDLVEQFAQNVAAQNEAIFRGDAKTGNKHARKYGAAVDKLLAHGNVGRDALAVLLKHERMDVRVMAAAHLLRYRTAEARAVLEEAAKGQGLVPFGAQQALKRWEEGTWALDPG, encoded by the coding sequence ATGAAGTTGGAGGATCTTGTCGAACAGTTCGCCCAGAACGTGGCCGCGCAGAACGAGGCCATCTTCCGGGGAGACGCCAAGACCGGGAACAAGCACGCCAGGAAGTACGGTGCCGCCGTCGACAAGCTCCTGGCCCACGGCAATGTCGGACGTGACGCTCTCGCAGTGCTGCTCAAGCATGAGCGAATGGACGTGCGTGTGATGGCTGCCGCACATCTGCTCCGCTATCGGACGGCCGAAGCCAGAGCGGTCCTGGAGGAAGCTGCCAAGGGACAGGGACTGGTCCCGTTTGGAGCGCAGCAGGCATTGAAACGCTGGGAAGAAGGAACCTGGGCGCTCGATCCCGGTTAG
- the sitA5 gene encoding SitA5 family polymorphic toxin, with amino-acid sequence MLPRWSIPLLVVMLAGCSGTTKSVRLHTGHGEPIVLIPRSGDAAPVKLDEDNFVGAVEALARSVRPSPRPQETARRVFEVESRSGLYLYDPRGHRVIPLGPGEHLEGTQPATEVELTRAYLRWCERTHKPGDCLRLLVESPTVTEDGRYALAMALAQGVVMDEMMEAFKDMADPQAMMAAVLWTWTTYMILLAVPEPFSKGVAAVMTASLIAYVGVDTFWSLIVGFKRLVEDAERATAFDDLREAGERYGKVMGRNAARAFAMLATAAIGNTAAGLGAKVPKLPGAAQAAVHAEAQMGFRLAAVADVGTVAVSAETVTIALAPGAVAMSAKGTGGGSTASKARPTGYRAWGSFSGFKKAMGPAGKNKEWHHIVEQTPGNAKRFGPQSLQNTENIIPLDKTLHSDVSAFFSSIRRDITGSPLTVRQWLSTQSYEAQRDFGLLAIENVGKGLW; translated from the coding sequence ATGCTGCCACGATGGTCGATTCCCTTGTTGGTTGTGATGCTGGCCGGATGCAGCGGCACCACGAAGTCCGTGCGCCTGCACACGGGCCACGGCGAGCCCATCGTCCTCATCCCACGCAGCGGAGATGCCGCACCGGTGAAACTGGACGAAGACAACTTCGTTGGAGCAGTAGAAGCGCTGGCCCGGAGCGTGAGGCCATCTCCCCGTCCCCAGGAAACGGCTCGGCGGGTGTTCGAGGTGGAGTCGCGCAGCGGCTTGTACCTCTACGATCCACGCGGCCACCGTGTCATCCCACTGGGACCGGGCGAACACCTGGAGGGCACGCAACCTGCGACAGAGGTGGAGTTGACGCGCGCCTACCTGCGTTGGTGCGAGCGCACGCACAAGCCCGGCGATTGCCTGCGCCTCCTGGTGGAGAGCCCCACTGTCACCGAGGATGGCCGTTACGCCCTGGCCATGGCCTTGGCCCAGGGCGTCGTGATGGACGAGATGATGGAAGCCTTCAAGGACATGGCCGACCCCCAGGCCATGATGGCGGCGGTTCTTTGGACGTGGACCACGTACATGATCTTGCTCGCGGTGCCCGAGCCTTTCTCGAAGGGCGTGGCCGCCGTGATGACCGCCTCGCTCATTGCCTACGTGGGGGTCGATACGTTCTGGAGCCTCATCGTGGGCTTCAAGCGGTTGGTGGAGGATGCGGAGCGGGCTACTGCGTTTGACGATCTCCGCGAGGCAGGGGAGCGCTACGGCAAAGTCATGGGCCGCAACGCCGCGCGCGCGTTTGCCATGTTGGCCACGGCTGCAATCGGGAACACGGCGGCGGGGTTGGGGGCGAAGGTGCCAAAGCTACCCGGCGCCGCGCAGGCGGCAGTGCACGCCGAAGCGCAAATGGGCTTCAGGCTCGCGGCGGTCGCGGATGTGGGAACGGTGGCCGTGAGCGCCGAGACCGTCACCATCGCTCTCGCGCCTGGGGCGGTGGCCATGTCGGCCAAGGGCACGGGCGGCGGTAGTACTGCCTCCAAGGCGCGCCCCACGGGCTACAGGGCCTGGGGGTCATTCAGTGGCTTCAAGAAGGCCATGGGCCCGGCTGGCAAGAACAAGGAGTGGCACCACATCGTCGAGCAGACCCCAGGCAATGCGAAGCGCTTCGGCCCCCAGTCCCTCCAGAACACCGAGAACATCATCCCACTGGACAAGACCCTACACTCCGACGTCAGCGCGTTCTTTTCCTCGATTCGACGCGATATTACCGGCTCGCCATTGACCGTGCGGCAATGGTTGAGCACGCAGTCCTACGAGGCCCAACGTGACTTCGGGTTGCTCGCTATCGAGAACGTCGGGAAGGGGCTCTGGTGA
- a CDS encoding DUF3592 domain-containing protein, which translates to MQLAIPHAPRSVKLAQVPGAVARLVRGVVLGLVIITVLGLGASYAGRYFIEEQRFTSSAELVDALVGASHAPPPSQHEDAEGTLDVLYTFAGEDHSVSGVRTAAEHAAGLGHGARVQLLVDPSQPGRPREATHARAQAARVGLLPWGLGLGALVALGGFAWEVRRLWRREVVPLRLGALVWLTPDDGYLPEGKGEAVFPAHFFRQDVKRAVRARCRPQRAPVRNGGKVLAAVVPSEPGWCRVIDEELARTLGWVR; encoded by the coding sequence ATGCAGCTCGCCATCCCCCATGCCCCCCGCAGCGTCAAACTCGCCCAGGTGCCTGGGGCCGTGGCGCGGTTGGTGCGCGGGGTGGTGCTGGGCCTGGTGATCATCACCGTGCTGGGCCTGGGTGCCAGCTACGCCGGCCGCTACTTCATCGAGGAGCAGCGCTTCACATCCAGCGCGGAGCTGGTGGACGCGCTGGTGGGCGCGAGCCATGCGCCCCCTCCGAGCCAGCACGAAGACGCGGAAGGCACGCTGGACGTCCTCTACACGTTCGCGGGCGAGGATCACTCCGTGTCGGGCGTGCGCACGGCCGCGGAACATGCCGCGGGCCTGGGCCACGGTGCCCGGGTGCAGCTGCTGGTGGATCCGTCCCAGCCGGGGCGGCCTCGCGAGGCGACCCATGCTCGGGCCCAGGCGGCCCGGGTGGGCCTGCTGCCTTGGGGCCTGGGCCTGGGGGCGCTGGTGGCCCTGGGCGGCTTCGCGTGGGAGGTGCGGCGGCTGTGGCGCCGGGAGGTGGTGCCGCTGCGCCTGGGCGCGCTGGTGTGGCTCACGCCGGACGATGGCTACCTGCCGGAAGGGAAGGGCGAGGCCGTGTTCCCCGCGCACTTCTTCCGCCAGGACGTGAAGCGCGCTGTGCGGGCTCGCTGCCGCCCCCAGCGGGCCCCGGTGCGCAATGGCGGCAAGGTGTTGGCCGCCGTGGTTCCCTCCGAGCCGGGGTGGTGCCGCGTCATCGACGAGGAGCTGGCGCGGACGCTGGGCTGGGTGCGCTGA